A genomic region of Homo sapiens chromosome 4, GRCh38.p14 Primary Assembly contains the following coding sequences:
- the CPEB2 gene encoding cytoplasmic polyadenylation element-binding protein 2 isoform X3, whose amino-acid sequence MRDFGFGVLQTAPLRSSSPGPLFCGEAYGPYAVGSVNPLPSATPFGPLSPPPLPVTGFLEAASPFSVPLGGGAGSPAAAASSSSPFLAHQQTMQDELLLGLTQQPARPLSGAAATEKLPDHHPGGGTIAGVTHLLPSQDFKPSLHHPSSSSASSCCCCRTSSPQDFSKRQQQQLSSQKRKEFSPPHLPHPPDSKPPPPPPPLHCPGRFSPPPPPAGPLLQPAQLAQRQQQQPPQQFSLLHQQHLSPQDFAPRQRPADLPPLPQLPPSPPAAPRRRHGGAGSPRKTPAAGEGSAAESPNAGLASSTPVNPAPGSMESPNHPLLNSPSNLLPGGALGAGAFSSLQSPDLPHPGGGGGGGGGGPPGGGGGGGSASPPPLPGFGTPWSVQTASPPPQPQQPPPTQPQQQPPPPQQPPQPQPQPPGSSATTPGGGSGGSLSAMPPPSPDSENGFYPGLPSSMNPAFFPSFSPVSPHGCTGLSVPTSGGGGGGFGGPFSATAVPPPPPPAMNIPQQQPPPPAAPQQPQSRRSPVSPQLQQQHQAAAAAFLQQRNSYNHHQPLLKQSPWSNHQSSGWGTGSMSWGAMHGRDHRRTGNMGIPGTMNQISPLKKPFSGNVIAPPKFTRSTPSLTPKSWIEDNVFRTDNNSNTLLPLQVRMVRSSLQLPAWGSDSLQDSWCTAAGTSRIDQDRSRMYDSLNMHSLENSLIDIMRAEHDPLKGFYEACIEIWECGQE is encoded by the exons ATGAGGGATTTCGGGTTTGGGGTGCTGCAGACCGCCCCGCTCCGAAGTAGCAGTCCTGGGCCCCTGTTCTGCGGCGAGGCGTATGGTCCTTACGCCGTGGGGTCCGTCAACCCGCTGCCCTCCGCCACGCCCTTCGGCCCACTGTCGCCACCACCGTTGCCTGTCACCGGCTTCTTAGAGGCCGCCTCCCCCTTCTCCGTCCCCCTCGGCGGCGGCGCGGGCAGCCCGGCCGCCGccgcttcctcttcctccccgtTCCTGGCGCATCAGCAGACCATGCAGGATGAGCTGCTTCTGGGGCTGACACAGCAGCCGGCGCGGCCGCTTTCGGGGGCGGCGGCCACGGAGAAACTCCCCGACCACCACCCCGGCGGCGGCACGATCGCGGGTGTGacccacctcctcccctcccaggaCTTCAAACCGAGTCTGcaccacccctcctcctcctccgcctcctcctgctgctgctgccgcacCTCCTCCCCGCAGGACTTCAGtaagcggcagcagcagcagctgagcagccagaagaggaaagagttcagccctccccaccttccccaccctccGGACTCgaagccgccgccgccgcctccgccgcTCCACTGCCCCGGTCGGTTcagcccgccgccgccgccagccGGCCCGCTCCTCCAGCCGGCGCAGCTCGCTCAGCGCCAGCAGCAACAGCCGCCGCAGCAGTTCAGCCTCCTGCATCAGCAGCACCTCTCGCCGCAGGACTTCGCCCCGCGGCAGCGTCCGGCAGACCTGCCCCCGCTCCCGCAGCTCCCTCCCTCGCCGCCTGCAGCCCCGCGGCGCCGCCACGGAGGCGCGGGCAGCCCTCGCAAGACCCCAGCCGCGGGCGAGGGCAGCGCCGCCGAGTCCCCCAATGCGGGCTTGGCCTCCTCGACGCCGGTGAACCCCGCGCCGGGCTCCATGGAGTCCCCCAACCACCCTCTGCTCAACAGTCCCAGTAACCTCCTGCCCGGAGGTGCGCTTGGCGCGGGCGCCTTCAGCAGCCTGCAGAGCCCGGACCTTCCACacccgggcggcggcggcggcggcgggggcggggggcccccaggaggcggagggggAGGCGGCTCCGcgtcgccgccgccgctgccCGGCTTCGGCACCCCCTGGTCGGTGCAGACCGCGTCGCCgccaccccagccccagcagccGCCGCCGACCCAGCCGCAGCAGCAGCCGCCGCCACCCCAGCAGCCGCCCCAGCCGCAGCCGCAGCCGCCCGGCTCGTCTGCCACCACCCcgggcggcggcagcggcggctcGCTCAGCGCCATGCCGCCGCCCAGCCCCGACTCAGAGAACGGCTTCTACCCCGGGCTGCCGTCGTCCATGAACCCGGCCTTCTTCCCTAGCTTCTCGCCCGTGTCGCCGCACGGCTGCACTGGGCTCAGCGTTCCGacgagcggcggcggcggcggcggcttcGGCGGCCCCTTCTCGGCTACCGCTGTGCCCCCTCCGCCGCCGCCCGCCATGAATATACCTCAACAGCAGCCCCCGCCGCCCGCGGCGCCGCAGCAGCCGCAGAGCCGGAGGTCGCCCGTCAGCCCGCAGCTCCAGCAGCAGCACCAGGCGGCGGCCGCCGCCTTCCTGCAGCAGAGGAACTCCTATAACCACCACCAG CCTCTTCTGAAACAGTCTCCCTGGAGCAACCATCAGAGCAGTGGCTGGGGCACTGGAAGTATGTCCTGGGGAGCAATGCATGGCAGAGATCATCGTAGAACCGGAAACATGGGAATCCCAGGAACTATGAATCAGATATCTCCATTGAAGAAACCGTTTTCTGGTAATGTCATAGCACCACCGAAATTTACTCGCTCAACTCCATCACTGACTCCAAAATCTTGGATTGAAGATAATGTGTTCAGAACAGACAACAATAGTAATACACTCTTACCCTTACAGGTAAGAATG GTGAGATCTAGTTTGCAGTTGCCAGCTTGGGGCTCAGATTCACTCCAAGATAGTTGGTGCACTGCAGCCGGAACATCCAGAATAGACCAG gATCGAAGTAGAATGTATGACAGTTTGAATATGCACTCTTTGGAAAATTCCCTTATCGATATTATGAGAGCAGAGCATGATCCTCTTAAGG GCTTTTATGAGGCATGCATTGAAATTTGGGAGTGTGGTCAGGAATGA
- the CPEB2 gene encoding cytoplasmic polyadenylation element-binding protein 2 isoform X4, translating to MRDFGFGVLQTAPLRSSSPGPLFCGEAYGPYAVGSVNPLPSATPFGPLSPPPLPVTGFLEAASPFSVPLGGGAGSPAAAASSSSPFLAHQQTMQDELLLGLTQQPARPLSGAAATEKLPDHHPGGGTIAGVTHLLPSQDFKPSLHHPSSSSASSCCCCRTSSPQDFSKRQQQQLSSQKRKEFSPPHLPHPPDSKPPPPPPPLHCPGRFSPPPPPAGPLLQPAQLAQRQQQQPPQQFSLLHQQHLSPQDFAPRQRPADLPPLPQLPPSPPAAPRRRHGGAGSPRKTPAAGEGSAAESPNAGLASSTPVNPAPGSMESPNHPLLNSPSNLLPGGALGAGAFSSLQSPDLPHPGGGGGGGGGGPPGGGGGGGSASPPPLPGFGTPWSVQTASPPPQPQQPPPTQPQQQPPPPQQPPQPQPQPPGSSATTPGGGSGGSLSAMPPPSPDSENGFYPGLPSSMNPAFFPSFSPVSPHGCTGLSVPTSGGGGGGFGGPFSATAVPPPPPPAMNIPQQQPPPPAAPQQPQSRRSPVSPQLQQQHQAAAAAFLQQRNSYNHHQPLLKQSPWSNHQSSGWGTGSMSWGAMHGRDHRRTGNMGIPGTMNQISPLKKPFSGNVIAPPKFTRSTPSLTPKSWIEDNVFRTDNNSNTLLPLQITEIVEGKMQKGGTTVHL from the exons ATGAGGGATTTCGGGTTTGGGGTGCTGCAGACCGCCCCGCTCCGAAGTAGCAGTCCTGGGCCCCTGTTCTGCGGCGAGGCGTATGGTCCTTACGCCGTGGGGTCCGTCAACCCGCTGCCCTCCGCCACGCCCTTCGGCCCACTGTCGCCACCACCGTTGCCTGTCACCGGCTTCTTAGAGGCCGCCTCCCCCTTCTCCGTCCCCCTCGGCGGCGGCGCGGGCAGCCCGGCCGCCGccgcttcctcttcctccccgtTCCTGGCGCATCAGCAGACCATGCAGGATGAGCTGCTTCTGGGGCTGACACAGCAGCCGGCGCGGCCGCTTTCGGGGGCGGCGGCCACGGAGAAACTCCCCGACCACCACCCCGGCGGCGGCACGATCGCGGGTGTGacccacctcctcccctcccaggaCTTCAAACCGAGTCTGcaccacccctcctcctcctccgcctcctcctgctgctgctgccgcacCTCCTCCCCGCAGGACTTCAGtaagcggcagcagcagcagctgagcagccagaagaggaaagagttcagccctccccaccttccccaccctccGGACTCgaagccgccgccgccgcctccgccgcTCCACTGCCCCGGTCGGTTcagcccgccgccgccgccagccGGCCCGCTCCTCCAGCCGGCGCAGCTCGCTCAGCGCCAGCAGCAACAGCCGCCGCAGCAGTTCAGCCTCCTGCATCAGCAGCACCTCTCGCCGCAGGACTTCGCCCCGCGGCAGCGTCCGGCAGACCTGCCCCCGCTCCCGCAGCTCCCTCCCTCGCCGCCTGCAGCCCCGCGGCGCCGCCACGGAGGCGCGGGCAGCCCTCGCAAGACCCCAGCCGCGGGCGAGGGCAGCGCCGCCGAGTCCCCCAATGCGGGCTTGGCCTCCTCGACGCCGGTGAACCCCGCGCCGGGCTCCATGGAGTCCCCCAACCACCCTCTGCTCAACAGTCCCAGTAACCTCCTGCCCGGAGGTGCGCTTGGCGCGGGCGCCTTCAGCAGCCTGCAGAGCCCGGACCTTCCACacccgggcggcggcggcggcggcgggggcggggggcccccaggaggcggagggggAGGCGGCTCCGcgtcgccgccgccgctgccCGGCTTCGGCACCCCCTGGTCGGTGCAGACCGCGTCGCCgccaccccagccccagcagccGCCGCCGACCCAGCCGCAGCAGCAGCCGCCGCCACCCCAGCAGCCGCCCCAGCCGCAGCCGCAGCCGCCCGGCTCGTCTGCCACCACCCcgggcggcggcagcggcggctcGCTCAGCGCCATGCCGCCGCCCAGCCCCGACTCAGAGAACGGCTTCTACCCCGGGCTGCCGTCGTCCATGAACCCGGCCTTCTTCCCTAGCTTCTCGCCCGTGTCGCCGCACGGCTGCACTGGGCTCAGCGTTCCGacgagcggcggcggcggcggcggcttcGGCGGCCCCTTCTCGGCTACCGCTGTGCCCCCTCCGCCGCCGCCCGCCATGAATATACCTCAACAGCAGCCCCCGCCGCCCGCGGCGCCGCAGCAGCCGCAGAGCCGGAGGTCGCCCGTCAGCCCGCAGCTCCAGCAGCAGCACCAGGCGGCGGCCGCCGCCTTCCTGCAGCAGAGGAACTCCTATAACCACCACCAG CCTCTTCTGAAACAGTCTCCCTGGAGCAACCATCAGAGCAGTGGCTGGGGCACTGGAAGTATGTCCTGGGGAGCAATGCATGGCAGAGATCATCGTAGAACCGGAAACATGGGAATCCCAGGAACTATGAATCAGATATCTCCATTGAAGAAACCGTTTTCTGGTAATGTCATAGCACCACCGAAATTTACTCGCTCAACTCCATCACTGACTCCAAAATCTTGGATTGAAGATAATGTGTTCAGAACAGACAACAATAGTAATACACTCTTACCCTTACAG ATAACTGAAATCGTGGAAGGCAAAATGCAgaaaggggggactactgtacacCTATGA